In Mesorhizobium sp. 113-3-3, a genomic segment contains:
- a CDS encoding class I adenylate-forming enzyme family protein: MLHDAVPLLHDYLAHSAGRLGDKVALVCGKQRVTYGELEARANAIAGDLAASGVARGDRVMIFADNTVETVVSFWAVLKANAVVCIVNPLTKSDKLDYLLNDCRPAALITDAHLHSIFREPARNCPSLLRTIVSGSIDDTELSRLPQAVRWEAAVAAGDAPPSRRCIDIDLAAIIYTSGSTGEPKGVMLTHRNMMTACTSIASYLELAEDEVILNVLPLAFDYGLYQMIMAFRTGARLVLERSFAFPAQVLALIRQERVTGFPGVPTIFAALSELKSLRDQDFSNIRYVTNTAAALPLKHILMLQELFSSARIYSMYGLTECKRCTYLPPEDLKRKPLSVGIAIPNTEMWIVDEHDRRVGPGVVGQLVIRGATVMKGYWGKPEPTARKLKPGPLPGEQVLYTGDYCRMDTEGYLYFVGRGDEIIKSRGEKVAPKEVENVLMDIPGVREAAVIGVPDELLGQAVKAFVVMENGRTIGEKQLQMECQKRLENFMVPKSIVVVASLPMTDTGKLKKTALS; encoded by the coding sequence ATGTTGCATGATGCCGTACCCCTGCTGCATGACTATCTCGCGCACTCCGCCGGCCGGCTCGGCGACAAGGTGGCGCTGGTGTGCGGCAAGCAACGTGTCACCTATGGCGAGCTCGAGGCGCGCGCCAATGCGATCGCCGGGGATCTGGCCGCATCAGGGGTGGCACGCGGCGATCGCGTGATGATCTTCGCCGACAACACCGTCGAGACGGTGGTGAGCTTCTGGGCGGTGCTCAAGGCGAATGCTGTGGTGTGCATCGTCAACCCGCTGACCAAGAGCGACAAGCTTGATTATCTGCTCAACGACTGCCGACCGGCGGCGCTGATCACGGATGCGCATCTGCACTCCATCTTCCGCGAGCCGGCGCGCAATTGTCCGTCACTTCTGCGGACGATCGTTTCCGGATCGATCGACGACACCGAACTCTCCCGATTGCCGCAAGCCGTGCGCTGGGAAGCCGCGGTCGCCGCCGGCGACGCACCGCCGTCGCGGCGCTGCATCGATATCGATCTTGCCGCCATCATCTACACCTCCGGCTCGACTGGCGAACCCAAGGGTGTGATGCTGACGCACAGGAACATGATGACCGCGTGCACGTCGATCGCGTCCTACCTCGAGCTTGCCGAGGACGAGGTGATCCTCAATGTCCTGCCCCTCGCCTTCGACTACGGTCTGTACCAGATGATCATGGCGTTTCGCACCGGCGCCCGGCTGGTGCTCGAACGCTCATTCGCCTTCCCGGCGCAGGTGCTTGCGCTGATCAGGCAAGAGAGGGTTACGGGGTTTCCCGGCGTGCCGACCATCTTTGCGGCGCTCTCCGAACTCAAGTCCCTCAGGGACCAGGATTTCTCAAACATTCGCTACGTGACAAACACCGCGGCCGCGCTGCCCCTCAAGCATATTCTCATGCTTCAGGAGCTGTTTTCGAGCGCACGCATCTATTCGATGTACGGCCTCACCGAATGCAAGCGTTGCACCTATCTGCCGCCGGAGGATCTCAAGCGAAAGCCATTGAGTGTCGGGATCGCGATCCCGAATACGGAAATGTGGATCGTCGACGAACATGACAGGCGGGTCGGCCCCGGCGTCGTCGGCCAGCTCGTCATTCGCGGCGCAACGGTGATGAAGGGATATTGGGGCAAGCCCGAGCCTACGGCCAGGAAGCTCAAACCCGGCCCGCTGCCCGGCGAGCAGGTCCTGTACACCGGCGACTACTGCCGGATGGACACGGAGGGCTACCTCTACTTCGTCGGCCGTGGTGATGAGATCATAAAATCGCGCGGCGAGAAGGTGGCGCCGAAGGAAGTGGAGAACGTGCTGATGGATATTCCGGGGGTCCGGGAAGCCGCGGTCATCGGTGTTCCCGACGAACTCCTTGGGCAGGCGGTGAAGGCGTTTGTCGTGATGGAGAACGGAAGAACCATCGGCGAAAAGCAGTTGCAGATGGAATGCCAGAAACGACTGGAGAACTTCATGGTTCCGAAGTCCATCGTCGTCGTGGCCAGCCTGCCGATGACGGACACGGGCAAACTCAAGAAAACGGCCCTGTCATGA
- the nadE gene encoding NAD(+) synthase, translating into MISHFSKDALLLDARAEVDRIVDTLRKQVLGTLHRRGVVVGLSGGIDSSVVATLCTRAFGKDKVLGLFMPERDSSGDSLRLGRRVSAQLGIENILEDIGPAVEAVGAYRRQLEAIRTVVPDYGDGWKCKLVIEPVLASNGLNITRLTVQDPEGKVDTVRLSPAAYLQIVAATNYKQRLRKMTEYYHADRLKYAVAGTPNRLEYDQGFFVKQGDGTADVMPIVHLYKSQVYQLAEYLGVDEEIRQRPPTTDTFSMAQSQEEFYFALPYHLMDLCLYGLNHGIARDEVAAVAGLTELQLQKVFKDIDAKRRAAHYLHARPLLSMEIGED; encoded by the coding sequence GTGATCTCACACTTCAGCAAGGACGCGTTGCTGCTCGATGCCCGTGCGGAGGTCGATCGCATCGTCGACACCTTGCGCAAGCAGGTTCTTGGCACGCTCCATCGTCGCGGCGTGGTTGTCGGCCTTTCCGGCGGCATCGACAGCTCCGTCGTCGCGACCTTGTGCACACGCGCCTTCGGCAAGGACAAAGTCCTGGGGCTGTTCATGCCGGAGCGCGATTCCTCCGGCGACTCGCTCAGACTTGGCCGCCGTGTCTCGGCACAGCTGGGGATTGAGAACATCCTGGAAGACATAGGCCCGGCAGTAGAGGCCGTCGGCGCCTACCGTCGGCAGCTCGAGGCGATCCGGACCGTCGTTCCCGACTATGGGGACGGCTGGAAATGCAAACTGGTGATTGAGCCGGTGCTCGCCAGCAACGGCCTCAACATCACCCGGCTCACCGTCCAGGATCCAGAGGGCAAGGTCGACACGGTGCGTCTTTCGCCAGCCGCCTATCTGCAGATCGTCGCGGCAACCAACTACAAACAGCGCCTGCGCAAGATGACGGAATATTACCACGCCGACCGCCTCAAATACGCGGTTGCGGGGACACCAAACCGTTTGGAGTACGACCAGGGGTTTTTCGTCAAGCAGGGCGACGGAACCGCCGACGTGATGCCGATCGTCCACCTTTACAAAAGCCAGGTCTATCAGCTCGCGGAATATCTTGGCGTGGACGAGGAAATTCGCCAGCGGCCACCAACCACCGACACATTCTCCATGGCGCAAAGCCAGGAGGAGTTCTACTTCGCGCTGCCCTATCACCTGATGGATCTATGCCTTTACGGCCTGAACCATGGGATCGCCAGAGATGAAGTCGCGGCGGTTGCCGGTCTCACCGAGCTCCAACTGCAGAAAGTCTTCAAGGACATCGACGCGAAACGGCGGGCCGCCCACTATCTTCACGCGCGGCCTTTGCTGTCCATGGAAATTGGCGAGGATTGA
- a CDS encoding acyl carrier protein: MLTVKDRTYSEQIRSFLVSNFYVSDVKALVDDTSLLDQGIVDSTGVLEIIGFIEETFGITVEDSELLPENLDSIQGIEQYIIRKMN, from the coding sequence ATGTTGACTGTCAAGGACCGAACCTACAGCGAGCAGATCCGCAGTTTCCTGGTTTCGAATTTCTACGTGAGCGACGTGAAGGCGTTGGTAGACGACACGTCCTTGCTCGATCAAGGCATCGTCGACTCGACGGGAGTGCTTGAGATTATCGGCTTTATCGAGGAGACCTTTGGCATCACCGTCGAAGACAGCGAGCTCTTGCCTGAAAACCTCGATTCCATTCAAGGGATCGAGCAGTACATCATCCGCAAGATGAACTGA
- a CDS encoding aldo/keto reductase — MKRVFVEAIGSNVSSIGFGCASLGSRIGVRKGIETLERAYEAGVTWYDVAPSYGDGMAESIWGEFASGKRDRVCVCTKVGMRPPKTSATMRLMKPLSRIAVAAAPALKRYASKVRPTPFKVPLSAELIRSSVEESLGRLRTDYVDVLALHRPTAEELVREDIIRAVERVVQDGKARAISVAGDLEAGMTAFKESLPYRFVQIANTPLEPNLGKLKARAHRHRTFVTHGTFSALERIVAKFNAQKEILVALGDLGYRGSPREIAVSFLADYAFASNSAGITLVSMFKKEHLDFNLRRLKNDPTAERLNAVIAALDMDVRD; from the coding sequence ATGAAGCGGGTCTTTGTCGAAGCCATCGGCAGCAACGTATCAAGTATCGGTTTTGGCTGTGCTTCGCTTGGTTCTCGCATCGGAGTTCGCAAGGGGATCGAGACGCTCGAACGCGCCTACGAAGCGGGGGTAACATGGTACGACGTAGCGCCTTCTTATGGCGACGGGATGGCTGAATCTATCTGGGGCGAATTTGCATCAGGCAAGCGCGATCGCGTCTGCGTCTGCACCAAGGTTGGCATGCGTCCGCCGAAGACCTCCGCCACCATGCGACTGATGAAGCCGTTGTCGCGGATCGCTGTTGCGGCGGCTCCGGCGCTCAAGCGCTATGCCTCAAAAGTGCGCCCCACGCCCTTCAAGGTGCCGCTGTCCGCGGAGTTGATAAGATCAAGTGTCGAGGAGAGCCTGGGGCGCCTTCGCACGGACTATGTCGATGTCCTCGCGCTGCACCGTCCAACCGCGGAGGAACTTGTTCGCGAGGATATCATCCGGGCTGTGGAGCGCGTGGTTCAGGACGGGAAGGCTCGGGCCATTTCGGTCGCAGGAGACCTCGAGGCTGGAATGACGGCTTTCAAGGAATCGCTGCCTTATCGGTTCGTGCAGATTGCCAATACCCCGCTGGAGCCAAACCTCGGGAAGTTGAAGGCGCGTGCTCACCGCCACAGAACGTTTGTAACGCACGGGACATTCTCGGCCCTCGAACGGATCGTCGCGAAGTTCAACGCGCAAAAGGAGATACTGGTCGCTCTTGGCGATCTCGGATACCGCGGCAGTCCCCGTGAAATTGCTGTCTCGTTTCTCGCCGACTACGCATTTGCATCGAATTCGGCGGGCATCACGTTGGTCTCCATGTTCAAGAAGGAACACCTCGATTTCAATCTGCGGCGATTGAAGAACGATCCAACAGCCGAGCGCCTGAATGCCGTCATTGCCGCGCTCGACATGGATGTAAGAGACTGA
- a CDS encoding sulfate adenylyltransferase, with product MIIELFGPPCAGKTTLLRGLCQGMAKHGINVKTVNGYRLIEYGSAQEDGPEVRHGIGRIGKKIATSGPVLLSTLPKDGVAARLLASIPLRSRTWSWRMKVDVALLCESWRQAQQSEGYFIFEEGLIQALCALVVLARTPSIEVVRDCLAFLPRPDLLIQLDAPQETLRRRLMDRHAQQPLLEVLLFELGVDKGLRQADISREIGKCLRQDGWPLMQVNGAEPHDLDKVITRVLEQHETVPV from the coding sequence ATGATCATCGAGTTGTTTGGACCGCCTTGTGCAGGCAAGACCACACTTCTTCGCGGCCTCTGCCAGGGGATGGCGAAACACGGCATCAACGTGAAGACAGTGAACGGGTATCGCCTGATTGAATATGGGTCGGCCCAGGAAGACGGTCCGGAAGTACGCCATGGCATTGGCCGTATTGGCAAAAAGATTGCCACCTCCGGCCCGGTCCTGCTGTCGACCCTGCCGAAGGATGGTGTCGCGGCCAGGCTGCTGGCGTCAATCCCGCTGCGAAGCCGCACATGGTCATGGCGCATGAAGGTCGACGTCGCCCTGCTGTGCGAATCCTGGCGTCAGGCGCAGCAATCGGAAGGTTATTTCATTTTCGAAGAGGGCTTGATCCAGGCTTTGTGTGCGCTGGTTGTGCTGGCGCGAACTCCAAGCATCGAAGTGGTTCGTGACTGCCTGGCGTTCCTGCCGCGGCCAGACCTGCTTATCCAGCTCGATGCGCCGCAGGAAACCTTGCGCCGCCGTCTTATGGATCGGCATGCGCAGCAACCGCTCCTGGAGGTCCTCCTGTTCGAACTCGGCGTGGACAAAGGCTTGAGGCAGGCCGATATCTCAAGAGAGATCGGCAAGTGTTTGCGCCAGGATGGATGGCCCTTGATGCAAGTCAACGGTGCTGAACCTCACGATCTCGACAAGGTCATCACGCGGGTCTTGGAACAGCACGAGACCGTCCCGGTTTGA
- a CDS encoding N5-glutamine methyltransferase family protein has translation MSKEFSVADAYGSGRAVFMGLELLVAPGALVPRPETELLGTTALGVLHQMNLPAPRIVDMCCGTGNLACAIAHRSPTARVWASDLTDGCVDVARRNAAHHGMADRVSVLQGDLFDALSGLELDATIDVIVCNPPYISEKRLEGDRAHLVELEPREAFAAGPYGLSIHMRVVKDAPRYLRPGGILLFEVGLGQDRQVIGLLERSKAYENIRIVSNEAGEGRVVLGQAKAQA, from the coding sequence ATGAGCAAAGAGTTCAGTGTCGCCGACGCCTATGGCTCGGGCCGCGCCGTCTTCATGGGACTTGAGCTGCTCGTCGCGCCCGGCGCGCTCGTCCCCCGGCCAGAGACGGAATTGCTGGGCACGACGGCCCTCGGTGTCTTGCATCAAATGAATCTGCCGGCGCCGCGCATCGTCGACATGTGTTGCGGCACTGGCAATCTGGCGTGTGCCATCGCCCACCGCAGTCCCACCGCGCGTGTCTGGGCGAGCGACCTCACCGACGGATGCGTCGACGTGGCACGCCGTAACGCCGCCCATCACGGCATGGCTGACCGTGTTTCGGTGCTTCAGGGCGACTTGTTCGACGCGCTCTCGGGCCTCGAGCTTGACGCGACGATCGACGTGATCGTCTGCAATCCGCCCTACATTTCGGAAAAGCGGCTCGAGGGCGACCGCGCGCATCTGGTCGAACTCGAGCCGCGTGAAGCGTTCGCGGCCGGCCCTTACGGCCTGAGCATCCATATGCGGGTGGTGAAAGACGCGCCGCGATACTTGCGGCCTGGCGGCATCCTGCTCTTCGAGGTCGGCCTAGGCCAGGACCGGCAGGTGATCGGGCTGCTGGAACGCAGCAAGGCATACGAGAACATCCGCATTGTATCGAACGAAGCGGGCGAGGGCCGGGTGGTTCTGGGGCAAGCCAAGGCGCAGGCGTGA
- the asnB gene encoding asparagine synthase (glutamine-hydrolyzing): MCGIAGIVALNAAAASPSREALIRMVGALAHRGPDERGLYRDKRAGLAHARLSVVDLSSGQQPLADTGDTTWIVFNGEIFNYVELREKLIALGHRFRTRSDTEVALHAYRAWGEAAFERMNGQWAIAIWDSMAGRLVLSRDRFGICPLHFCEHAGRLYFASEVKAIFAADPTIPRALDPAGLDQTFTLWTVVPPQGVFQGIHELVPGHVRTYQDGTVRDHAFWQPSYPENFGSPQGEFTGSCDEAVDRVRSALEAATALRMVRADVPVGCYLSGGLDSSLVATLGRRFAGRRFQTFSLRFADAEYDETRFQRLVAEATGSEHHEVVVSRSDIATIFPEVIYHTERPILRTAPAPLFLLSKLVRERGIKVVLTGEGADEMFAGYDLFREAKVRRFWGHQPASTRRSRLLERLYPYLTRSPVQQQAMARKFFGRGIESHDAPGFAHDTRWRGTSAIKRLFCAELRAETQRHDTVSELLAGLPEAFSRWSPLAQDQYLEVQTLMSGYLLSSQGDRMLMAHSVEGRFPFLDDELVSLANSLPPSYKLRVLDEKHVLKRVAEPIVPAEIVTRKKQPFRAPNALCFADETAPEYIREALSETAIRKANVFDPISVTRLLGKCQARTGDGDLSNADNMALVGVLSTQLLHQQFVASCPSAARVHGLSVDVDHEHREERLHVA; the protein is encoded by the coding sequence ATGTGCGGCATCGCTGGAATTGTGGCGCTGAACGCCGCGGCGGCTTCTCCTTCGCGTGAGGCGCTGATACGGATGGTGGGCGCGCTGGCGCATCGCGGCCCGGACGAGCGCGGCCTTTACCGGGACAAGCGCGCGGGGCTGGCGCATGCCCGCCTGTCCGTCGTCGATCTCTCCAGCGGCCAGCAGCCGCTCGCGGACACAGGCGATACGACCTGGATCGTCTTCAACGGCGAGATATTCAACTATGTCGAGCTGCGCGAAAAGCTGATTGCGCTCGGTCACCGCTTCCGAACCCGCAGCGACACGGAGGTCGCGCTGCACGCGTATCGCGCGTGGGGCGAAGCGGCCTTCGAGCGGATGAACGGCCAATGGGCAATAGCAATCTGGGACTCAATGGCGGGTCGTCTCGTCTTGTCGCGCGACCGGTTCGGCATTTGCCCCCTGCATTTTTGCGAGCATGCGGGCCGGCTTTATTTCGCCAGTGAAGTGAAGGCTATTTTCGCCGCCGATCCGACCATCCCTCGCGCTCTTGATCCCGCCGGCCTCGATCAGACCTTCACGCTCTGGACGGTCGTTCCCCCGCAAGGGGTATTTCAGGGCATCCATGAACTCGTGCCAGGGCATGTCCGCACTTACCAGGACGGCACCGTTCGTGACCACGCCTTCTGGCAACCTTCCTATCCTGAAAATTTCGGATCGCCGCAGGGCGAGTTCACCGGATCGTGCGATGAGGCCGTGGACCGCGTGCGCAGCGCGCTCGAGGCCGCGACGGCGCTACGAATGGTGCGCGCCGACGTGCCCGTCGGCTGTTACCTTTCCGGCGGGCTGGACAGTTCGCTTGTGGCGACACTGGGAAGGCGCTTCGCCGGCCGGCGCTTCCAGACCTTCTCCTTGCGTTTTGCCGACGCCGAATACGACGAGACCCGCTTCCAGCGCCTGGTTGCCGAAGCAACCGGCAGTGAGCACCATGAGGTGGTGGTTTCGCGCAGCGATATCGCCACGATCTTTCCAGAGGTGATCTACCACACCGAACGCCCGATACTGAGGACCGCCCCGGCGCCGCTGTTCCTGCTTTCGAAGCTGGTGCGTGAGCGTGGCATCAAGGTCGTGCTGACCGGCGAAGGCGCCGATGAAATGTTCGCCGGCTACGACCTGTTTCGCGAAGCCAAGGTCCGCCGGTTCTGGGGGCACCAGCCGGCATCGACACGACGCTCGCGGCTGCTGGAGCGCCTTTATCCCTATCTCACCCGCTCGCCGGTGCAACAGCAGGCGATGGCGCGCAAGTTCTTCGGGCGCGGCATCGAGAGCCATGACGCCCCCGGCTTCGCCCACGACACGCGCTGGCGCGGCACCAGCGCCATCAAGCGCCTGTTTTGCGCGGAGCTGCGCGCCGAAACCCAGCGTCATGACACCGTTTCCGAATTGCTCGCCGGCCTGCCCGAGGCGTTCTCGCGCTGGAGCCCGCTTGCGCAGGACCAGTATCTCGAGGTCCAGACCTTGATGTCGGGATATCTGCTTTCCTCGCAGGGCGACAGGATGCTGATGGCCCACTCCGTCGAGGGGCGCTTCCCCTTCCTGGACGATGAGCTCGTGAGCCTCGCGAATTCGCTTCCGCCTTCCTACAAGCTGCGTGTCCTCGATGAGAAGCACGTGCTGAAACGCGTGGCGGAGCCGATCGTGCCCGCCGAGATCGTGACCCGCAAGAAGCAGCCATTCCGGGCGCCCAACGCGCTTTGCTTCGCCGACGAAACCGCACCGGAATATATTCGCGAAGCGCTTTCGGAGACGGCGATACGCAAGGCGAATGTTTTCGATCCGATTTCGGTCACGCGCCTGCTCGGCAAGTGCCAGGCCAGGACCGGCGACGGTGACCTTTCCAATGCCGACAACATGGCGCTCGTCGGCGTGCTGTCGACCCAACTCCTTCACCAGCAGTTTGTCGCAAGCTGTCCCAGTGCAGCGCGCGTGCATGGGCTGAGCGTCGATGTCGACCACGAACATCGGGAGGAGCGCTTGCATGTTGCATGA
- a CDS encoding non-ribosomal peptide synthetase: protein MSSAYLQSEAVDQDRRLDCRPTTTRGWSDIPEYALDDGGPLGRRYQQMGAGFADIPVFDHLRNVASQYPDKLAIGDGANRLTYSELFRAVETLSHRIAAVVPERQAVGILQANSTWYAVAILASMAAGRPSVPLNMRDPGSRIIEIANAARLGAIIGAGNVRPIDLAPEVLWIDIAAGVAPNGQQASQQPKLPSVSVDAPAMVLYTSGSTGRPKGIVNSQRSLLWRVRQYVEACHINADDVFLPLTGPATIAGCREILTALLTGATLHLLEVEAVGLRAVRARVQAEGVTIAYLVPALLRALLTEAPADAFQSLRVARIGGEKVSWTDIALLRKAVSDQCLIQIGYSSTETTGSQWFLPQDWPEQDASIPVGRLLPGMAFAIVDEAGRNVGTGESGELLIRSPYVLLGHWENGVVVPARPDPDDPGVRVFATGDLVRLDGDGLLRIVGRKGRQIKINGRRVEPAELERVLRCAPSVADAVAIVTPAEELIAFAAPQHFAGAAFAEELRQLVRTTLPAPLRPLRLHTIAEIPRLPGGKVDLATLTEMDRSERETAPVAQPTTARPLPVGGELNTRQIVQHAWMQVLNTGAAAGNWDDAGGDSLQLLHCVMAIESAIGQELGLEAFTVGMSFDEMVEAVVSAQAGEQRAKKLHPPMLFLFPGSVGYGPSLAAFAAAMGKVARVNPIRYPGLAAILDGHNSLAAMAAAALGQIDRAQPTGPVRLLGHSLGGAVAFEVAARLLAAGRSVRFLGILDTSLLDEPSNHWGTLTRTFHRIRTNRISAHRMACRALAKITVAMGCEAYLARILDRFAKGEFSPTSFRTKLELQEVMRARSFFQWLEAPKPALPISGTLFRCRREGMPRALGWDSALAHLDVVPIMGNHIDLVIEPNLATNRPLIETAVVQTYSAAESRKREDLSST from the coding sequence ATGTCTTCAGCGTATTTGCAGTCTGAAGCGGTGGATCAAGATCGACGGTTGGATTGTCGACCGACGACGACCCGCGGATGGTCAGATATTCCCGAATATGCTCTTGACGATGGGGGCCCCCTCGGGCGCCGGTATCAACAGATGGGCGCCGGTTTTGCGGACATTCCCGTCTTCGATCACCTCAGAAACGTCGCCAGTCAATATCCCGACAAGCTCGCGATTGGCGACGGTGCCAATCGCCTGACTTATTCCGAGCTTTTCCGGGCTGTCGAGACATTATCGCACCGTATCGCCGCCGTCGTTCCCGAAAGACAGGCGGTCGGAATCCTTCAGGCCAATTCGACCTGGTACGCTGTGGCGATACTGGCAAGCATGGCGGCCGGGCGGCCTTCGGTTCCGCTGAACATGAGAGATCCGGGCTCTCGGATCATCGAGATTGCGAACGCCGCGCGGCTCGGCGCCATCATAGGCGCTGGAAACGTTCGCCCCATCGATTTGGCGCCGGAAGTCCTATGGATCGATATTGCCGCCGGCGTCGCACCGAACGGTCAGCAGGCATCACAGCAGCCGAAGCTCCCTTCCGTTTCCGTCGATGCGCCCGCGATGGTGCTTTACACATCAGGTAGCACGGGACGTCCCAAGGGCATCGTCAACAGCCAACGCAGCCTGCTGTGGCGGGTCCGGCAATATGTCGAGGCGTGCCATATCAACGCGGATGACGTTTTCCTGCCTCTGACCGGGCCTGCCACGATTGCCGGCTGCCGGGAGATTCTTACGGCGCTGCTGACAGGCGCCACGTTGCATCTTCTCGAGGTGGAAGCGGTCGGCCTGCGCGCGGTCCGCGCTCGGGTTCAAGCCGAAGGTGTGACGATCGCCTATCTCGTGCCGGCTCTGCTGCGGGCGCTGTTGACCGAGGCCCCCGCTGACGCCTTCCAGTCGCTCCGGGTGGCCCGGATCGGTGGCGAGAAGGTGTCCTGGACGGACATCGCGTTGCTGCGCAAGGCCGTTTCGGATCAGTGCCTGATCCAGATCGGCTACTCGTCAACCGAGACCACCGGCTCGCAATGGTTCCTGCCGCAGGATTGGCCGGAGCAGGACGCATCGATCCCCGTTGGCAGGCTGCTCCCTGGGATGGCATTCGCCATTGTCGACGAGGCGGGTCGCAATGTTGGGACAGGCGAGAGCGGGGAGCTTCTGATCAGAAGCCCCTATGTCCTGCTTGGTCATTGGGAGAACGGTGTCGTCGTTCCCGCGCGGCCCGACCCTGACGATCCCGGTGTTCGGGTTTTTGCGACGGGCGACCTCGTTCGGCTGGACGGTGATGGCCTGTTGCGCATCGTCGGCCGCAAAGGGCGCCAGATCAAGATCAATGGTCGGCGCGTCGAGCCCGCCGAGCTCGAACGGGTCCTGCGCTGCGCGCCTTCGGTGGCGGATGCCGTGGCAATCGTAACGCCGGCCGAGGAACTCATCGCATTCGCGGCTCCGCAGCACTTTGCCGGAGCCGCTTTTGCGGAGGAGCTTCGCCAACTCGTCAGAACGACGTTGCCGGCGCCGCTGCGTCCCTTGCGGTTGCACACCATCGCCGAGATCCCCCGCCTGCCGGGAGGCAAGGTCGACCTGGCAACGCTCACCGAAATGGATCGCTCGGAGAGAGAGACGGCGCCAGTCGCCCAGCCGACCACTGCCCGGCCGCTCCCCGTGGGAGGCGAACTGAATACAAGGCAAATCGTGCAGCACGCGTGGATGCAGGTTCTCAACACGGGCGCCGCGGCGGGGAACTGGGATGACGCGGGAGGAGATTCGCTGCAGCTGCTGCATTGCGTCATGGCGATCGAAAGCGCCATCGGGCAAGAGCTCGGCCTCGAGGCCTTCACCGTCGGCATGAGCTTCGACGAGATGGTTGAGGCGGTCGTGTCCGCACAGGCAGGGGAGCAGCGCGCCAAGAAGCTGCATCCTCCGATGCTTTTCCTGTTTCCAGGATCCGTCGGCTATGGTCCGAGCCTGGCTGCGTTCGCAGCCGCCATGGGCAAAGTCGCCCGGGTGAACCCGATCCGGTATCCTGGCCTCGCCGCGATATTGGACGGACACAACAGTCTCGCCGCCATGGCTGCCGCCGCGCTCGGGCAGATAGACCGCGCCCAGCCTACCGGCCCCGTGCGGCTTCTCGGCCATTCGCTTGGTGGCGCGGTTGCGTTCGAGGTCGCCGCGCGGCTTCTGGCAGCCGGCCGATCGGTAAGGTTTTTGGGTATCCTCGACACGAGCCTTCTGGACGAGCCGAGCAACCATTGGGGAACGCTCACCCGCACGTTCCATCGCATTCGCACGAACCGCATTTCCGCCCACCGCATGGCTTGCCGAGCCCTCGCGAAGATCACCGTTGCCATGGGCTGCGAGGCGTATCTCGCGAGGATTCTCGACCGCTTTGCCAAGGGAGAGTTCAGCCCGACAAGCTTCAGAACCAAGCTGGAACTGCAGGAAGTCATGCGGGCGCGGTCGTTCTTCCAGTGGCTGGAGGCACCCAAACCGGCGCTGCCCATCTCCGGCACCTTGTTCCGCTGTCGACGGGAGGGAATGCCCCGGGCCTTGGGCTGGGACAGCGCCCTGGCACATCTGGACGTGGTGCCGATCATGGGCAATCACATCGACCTTGTCATAGAGCCCAATCTTGCCACCAACCGTCCGCTCATCGAGACGGCCGTCGTGCAGACCTACTCCGCGGCCGAGTCTCGCAAAAGGGAGGATCTGTCATCGACGTGA